A window of Apium graveolens cultivar Ventura chromosome 8, ASM990537v1, whole genome shotgun sequence contains these coding sequences:
- the LOC141678270 gene encoding indole-3-pyruvate monooxygenase YUCCA2-like yields MVVITIFEVSPSHIQSGPSPLSSLHSNIPTFTFHSNSLFFSGSARFCSFTVILLLMDYNYLKEIDGKRLHDPLMMPKAMTTSTSSRIRVQGPIIVGAGPSGLAVAACLKQRGIPSLILERANCLASLWQLKTYDRLRLHLPKHLCQLPHMPFPLDFPTYPTKQQFVAYLESYAQSFHIEPEYNTTVVSAEFDHGCNFWRMKTSRVGLKIEESSTNIEYVCQWLVVASGENAEEVKPDFEGMDEFRGPIIHTSHYKSGDPFRDKRVLVIGCGNSGMEICLDLCNYNARPSLVVRDTLHVLPQEMLGRSTFGVSMWLLKWLPMRLVDSFLLLVSRLTIGDTDRLGLYRPKIGPLELKKRTGKTPVLDVGTLAKIRNGSIKVFPGVKRFTSHAIEFVDGKLEDFDAIILATGYKNNIPTWLKDNVLFSNKDGHSKKPFPEGWKGENGLYSVGFAKRGLLGTSMDAERVAEDIELQWSLIKRFENNRVTVN; encoded by the exons ATGGTAGTTATTACCATTTTCGAGGTGTCCCCTTCACATATTCAATCTGGTCCTTCACCACTCTCATCTCTTCACTCAAATATTCCAACATTCACATTCCATTCTAATTCCCTTTTTTTCTCTGGCTCGGCTCGGTTCTGTTCGTTTACAGTAATTTTGCTCTTAATGGACTACAACTACTTGAAAGAAATCGACGGCAAAAGACTTCATGATCCACTAATGATGCCTAAAGCAATGACTACATCAACGTCGTCGAGAATTCGGGTTCAAGGACCGATCATAGTTGGAGCTGGACCATCAGGGCTAGCTGTAGCAGCTTGTCTGAAACAAAGAGGTATTCCCAGCTTAATTCTCGAAAGGGCTAATTGTTTAGCTTCTTTATGGCAACTCAAGACTTATGATCGTCTTCGTCTTCACCTCCCGAAACACTTGTGTCAGCTTCCTCATATGCCATTCCCTTTAGATTTCCCAACTTACCCTACAAAACAGCAATTTGTTGCATACTTGGAGTCATATGCACAATCGTTCCACATCGAGCCCGAGTACAATACTACAGTTGTGAGTGCAGAGTTTGATCATGGTTGCAACTTCTGGAGAATGAAGACTAGCAGAGTGGGGTTAAAAATAGAGGAGAGTAGTACTAATATTGAGTATGTTTGTCAATGGCTTGTGGTAGCAAGTGGTGAAAATGCTGAGGAAGTGAAACCAGATTTCGAAGGAATGGATGAATTTAGAGGTCCTATTATTCATACAAGCCATTACAAGAGTGGTGATCCGTTTCGCGATAAACGGGTTCTGGTTATTGGTTGTGGAAATTCAGGCATGGAGATTTGCTTGGATCTCTGCAACTATAATGCTCGTCCTTCTCTTGTTGTTAGAGACACA TTGCATGTTTTGCCCCAAGAGATGCTAGGGAGATCAACTTTTGGAGTGTCCATGTGGTTGCTCAAGTGGCTGCCCATGCGCCTTGTGGACAGTTTTCTGCTACTTGTTTCACGTCTCACGATCGGTGACACGGATCGGCTCGGATTGTATAGACCTAAAATCGGTCCCCTCGAATTAAAGAAAAGAACAGGGAAGACACCGGTTTTAGATGTTGGAACTCTTGCAAAGATTAGAAATGGGAGTATCAAG GTGTTTCCTGGAGTGAAGAGGTTCACAAGTCATGCAATTGAGTTCGTAGATGGGAAATTGGAAGATTTTGATGCTATAATCTTAGCAACAGGCTACAAAAACAACATACCAACTTGGTTAAAG GACAATGTTTTGTTTTCGAATAAAGATGGACACTCCAAGAAACCATTCCCGGAAGGATGGAAAGGCGAAAATGGTCTTTATTCTGTCGGATTCGCGAAGCGTGGCTTACTGGGAACCTCAATGGATGCAGAGAGAGTTGCAGAAGACATTGAGCTGCAATGGAGCCTAATTAAAAGATTCGAAAACAATAGAGTCACTGTCAACTGA